CTGCATTAGCGCTTAGAGCTTTTCTGACTTTAAAAAATAAGCTTGATATGTGATAGCATGATATCTAAATTGTTTTTAGTCAACTTATCCACCAGTGCTTCATGaattggaggatgacctcaagtgacctataaaaaaaaatgggaaacattaagtgcaggtgtgaagtgcactgataggacagttcatatcaggctcctagaagcaggactggggTCCCAttaagcaaggaagaagcccttcattaatgcgAAGCAGAGATGAACCAAGCTGGAGTTGGCAAaacaatgtatattttacaaagGCACATGCCCATAAACTGTGAAaagagtgaaactgaaaattttgctgcaGTCTTTTTCACCTGCAGTAATTTTTTCACCTGGTGTTTCTAAAAAGGATGAAACTCTGCCAAGCTTTGCATGCATCTAGTGTGCAATCCCCAGCAAATCCATCAAAGCCTACTTAATATTCCTAGTTGTTGTTTAATATTAAAGCCTAGTTGATATTCAACTTGTCTGTGTACCGTTACAGTCAAGCACGCAGACTTTGTATACATACACAGGCAAAGTAGTATACATACAAGTTGTGCTTAGCTTATGTGTACAGCAATGCTTTTCCAGTACACCAGACTACCTATTCCGTGTACTTATGCAGTCGTTGATAGACCCAAAATCTTGGCTCAACACCACGATGATGAAATttgacacacacactgtgcacaGACTGTAATGACACATGGCTGAGTGAAGTATGAAGTAGGCTTCAGTCCATTTAGTCTTTTCACCGTGTCTTTATGAGCCACTGTATAGCTGATTAGGTTAGAATTCTCTGCCTACGAGTAGATGGTTGTCTGTTCGTGTCCCATGTGCAGCATTAGACACTTCATCTTGTCATAGTGAAAAGTCAAATGTATTTTAGAGCATTGTATTAGAGTTGAaaggtttggggtgggggggtgatacACTAAGACGTAATGGGCAAAAATCCTCTGTTTGTTGGTGGTTTGGCTCTTTGGGGTGGGACCCCAAACTGCACCATAGACCGCGTGATGCTGGTTATTAATGTACTGTGCAAAGGTCTTAGAATGATATTTAAacgatcttcatgttggtgcaaAACATTGCTGTTATGTTAGTTAAGCTGATCCATTTTGACAATTTCAAAAGTcatcccagtatttgcagcaaccaatgcacaaatgtattttttgactgcACCATAGAGCACCTGATATGACTAATCAATACATGACTTTTTAAGCCCAGACTTTTAATACTATTGAAATGAATTAAGTGAACTTGTGATAAAATGTAATACATGGAATGATTGAGGTGGGTTTGGGAAGCTGTgttcatctgatttttttttttgttggatggctagtttaattagtttaaataagTTAAATTTCAATTTAATTTCAATTAGCTTTTGTGTTTCTCATAATATGCATAGAAATTGTgttaaattgtgattttttcTGGCAAATACCTGTACAACAAAGagagctttaaacattttctttgcctaagacttttgcacagttctGTACACATGCTTTGGCATCTGCCgaataaataatgcaaaacATCATCCAGTTTTATACGTGTGGATTTCTTTGCCAAATGAGTTGTTTGTGAAAATGGTAAAAACAAGTGGACCTTTTTCTTTTAAGGTTTTATTTAAAACGAACTGAAAGCCATATTGCTGCAGTTACAGGCTCACAAAAAGCAGAAAAGTGAAAtcagtcttgaaagagatgaacTTCCAAtacacatttgtattttttcattcaGCCTCAAAGGTGAGGCtctatatatattgtatatatacacactcaaaCTGTACGATCATGTGCAGACATAACCAAACAGTCGTGCAAAACGTTAGTCAAGAAGTCAAATCAGTCACCACATCTTTGATAGTCTCTTCCAAAAATGGGGAAGCTTGACTCACATAGGAAGCAGACAGAAGTGGGCTGTTGTCGGACCTTTGCTCCAGATATGCATCAGGTTTGACATTCAACCCAAATAAAGGAAAGAGGGCTCCATAGAGCAGGGGGTGGGAGGCGTGCATTTACAGTATGGGTGGGGGGAGTTACCTGTATCAGGGAAGGCTGGGACAATATTCTGTATGCACAAACTGTTATAGGAAACCGTTTGCGTTAAAGCATTATGATCTAATATGGACCAGCTATGATGATTTGCTCATAAAATGCAAGGTTctgtgtaaaaataataaaaaataaaaacaccaaagCAGTTTGTTAAGAGCCTTCTCCTTTTGGCGTGAAGGAATTcggcataagaacataagaactatacaaacgagaggaggccattcggcccatcgagctcgcttggggcaTTTCAGGGAACACATCATCCACAAACTGACAGTTGCACACATTTTCATTACCTGGTGGATACAAGTCTACAACATACAAATATCTGTATGACAGTCACTCCATCTGCAACAAGCCAGCTGCATCAGCTGTGTCTTCAACGTAAAACGGCTACGTGAACCTACAGTAGCCTGCAGCCATGCCTAAACAATACTCTTTGTAACCATTCGCAAGAGTTTTGAGTCTAATCAGCATTTCTGTCCTGTCAGAGGAGGACTGTAGGTAAACAATACAgtcagataaataaaataatgacagaTAAAGAAAACCATGcagcagtgccccctgctggcaaaATGCTAgatctgtatttttaatattgcTAAGGATCTTTTAAGGAGAGCAGGCAGAAACATGTAAGATGGGCTGTACATTAAAGAATTCAGACTGCTTAAAAAGTGAACATCTTTGCATACGGTGACCTGTATATACATTTTTGCACTATACTATGAATTCTTCCATAATATTATCCAATTCCAGACCACTCCTGCCTTGGAGCAaaggctgcaaaaaaaaataaataacgtTAAACATTACCTAAATGCCAAGAACAGCCAAGGATGACACCGTGGTTCAAAGTGGTGCCAGTGCATAGCACTTCTGTGAGGTTAAATCAGGTGAAATGCATCTCGAGGTGGTGTTTGTGTAAAACGTTACATCCCATAATGACACAATAAGGAAATCCTTGCAGCTACACAATAGGGTCCGAACTCTAAATCCCATCCTTCAGTTAACTTTTTTGAGGATTCCTCTTACAGTGTCTCCcatacttttttgatatttaatatttagaaaGAAAATCTCACACGTATTCAGACACGCTTGTTAAATTTAAATATGCAGCAAATGCAGGTGAGACTGTGACAGGTGTGAAATGACCTTTGGCTCTTCTGAAAACACCATCTTCTCTCCACCACAGACCCCCGTTGTTGCCCAATCCCTTCTTTCCACTCTCTCTTCACTCCtctccctcttttttttttttttttttaaacatcttaTTCCACAGAAGTGAACAATAAAAAATGGCAACACACATTTGCGCCAGTGCATCTCTTCCATGCAAAGTACTGACATCTTTCCCCCTtagccaggggtggggggtcctCAAGAGTGCCCAGTGTTTCATAAGAGTGAGTTCCAACACGGAAAAATGTCACCAATCCCAGCGGGAAGCACCTCAAAGATGCCTCCAGCCAGCCAAGTGAATAAAAGTTTAAAGAACTCAaagatttgtttttaatgaggAAGAAATTATGGGGTGATTTGCTGGCTCTTTGCCCCTAACcccatataaaaataaaaaacaaaaagtaaaataacAACCTGAGGATGGAACTGGTCAAGGCTTCCCATTCAACTGAGCCATGTCTGTGCTCCTGCGCTCCAGCCAGGAGGAGAGCAGTTTCCGGGACCTGGGCGGCCGTGGTGGGCCCTGGGCCAGCCGCACCATGCGAGGCGAGCGCCACACCTTGATGGTAGAGTCGTCGCTGGCGGACAGCAGCAGCTCCTGGTCGGCGGGGCTGAAGGCCACCGAGTTCACCACGTCCTCGTGCCGCAGCCTCGCTAAGCAGATGTTGTAATGGCGATCCCAGATATAACCGTGTTTGTCCTCCGCACCACTAGGGGGAGACAatgattgcaaaaaaaaaaacaaaaaacaacacacTGGCTTCTAATCACAAAAAATCTTTAGCTTCAAATATACATCAATTAAGTTACAGCACTGGATGCACAGTTTAGCTGTCACATTTCCAAAGATACCTACAcgacttttaaaataaaatacctaCAGGATGGTCCACATAAAAGTAGCTCCACAAAGCTATTTATCATTTTACCCATACAGGCCAATTTACCCTATaccaaggtttctcaacccagtcctcggggaccaccagccggtccacgtttttgctctctcccaattggcagggaattgggagagagcaaaaacatggaccgactggtggtccccgaggaccgggttgagaaaccctgcccTATACGATGAATAGAAAGGAACACTCTGGACGGCAGGCGTGAGATACCTGGCCACAAAATCCCGGCTGACATCGAGGAATATGAAGAAGCACTCGTCGTTGGGTGTGAAGGCGCGATGGGCCCTCAAGCTCCGCCTCTCCTCCCTCAGACTCTTCAGGTCAATCACATGTAGGTCGATTTCCTCGGCAATGGGCGGCGGCATCATGGGGTCTGAGATGACACAGCCCGCTGGCCACGCCCGGCTATTTACATACAGGTACCTGGCCAAAGAGATGGCGGAATTACTGGCAGACCCTCGCAGTATGATGGAAGGGTCAGTTTGCTAGCCATCTGCAGGCATCAATATAGAATTCTATCTATGGACCTGGTTTCGTTAACAAAAGCTTTTAGCTAAATGTTTTAGCGACAGTTACAAAAATTTTAATTCTGTGCAGCACTTGATTAATAAATCCTACACGTGCCTTATATTACATGGCTACATTGTACCATTACAATATTACATTGTACCATATACGACCCAGTAACAGTGACATTTAGTGATTACTGACTGAATTaaccagatttttttccactttAAAATGACCCCCACCGCATTTTGAGGTTGTTGCTATACATGCTCAAAGattgagttcactgggtctgtatgatctttttagccaatggacatatttttcctataatgataaggTGGTCTGGGTTCCCCAGAGTTAAGTTCCTCAAGAGCAAAAGAACAAGGCGTCGACCATAAGAAATGAGCAACTTCTGGTCAGCTGTTCATATCTAAGCAAATACAATGTGGCCAACCTGTGATCAGGGGAGAGGCCCATGCCGATGATGTGACCATGAATGTCAATCACGTGGTCCAGAGAGTCGAAGAACTCCTCGGAGCTtcgttcctcacccaggacggGCCCGCACGTGGTCATCTGATCTGGCATGATGCGCTTAATGCCTGTCAGACCAAGGTCATATTTACTGCCCTATGAAGAACTTGACGGGACTCTAACCACAGTTTGTCATCACCATGGCATCAATAAGATCACAATGGTATCaataagatttttttatgtAGTTGGCATGTATCAGCAGGCTAACTGGGTTAGACTAGACCACGTAACTACTATGTGGTGCAGGGATGCTCGAAAATGCTGCACATGTGCAGCCGTACGAGGTACAAATTGGGCAGGGTGTATGAATCAGGTAGTGACAGGTTGAGTTGGCCTCATTGTGGCTTTCTCAGCTTCCATATTGACTTACAAATACTCAACCCCGTCTTGCTTTTAAATAGCCATTTAGGCCGTGAGGAGGGTTGACAAGGACATGACGGGCCGTGGCGGGGTTGAGTATTCATAAGCCAAAATGGGAGTATGCCAAGATGGGGCTGAGTAGGCCATAATGGTAATGGGGTTGAATGTGTACAGTATAAGCCATAATGAGAGTATGCCAAGACGGGGTTGAGTATTTGTAAGTCAATATGGAAGCTGAGAAAGCCACAATGAGGGATTGAGTAGGGTCATTATGGGCCATAGCTGAGTTACAGCATGTAGAGGCATGGCGACAAAGACTCTTTGTTCATTACTCGATACAGTTGTCACCCACTCCATACCTATTTGGTGAGGAGAGTAGGTAAGACTGCCAGTGGTGAAGAGCAGGTAGGTCTTGTCGTCGTCTTCCTCCGGGGTAGAGGGGGACAGGAGGCTGGGGTCTGGTGGGCGGGTGTGAGTCTTCCCCATGAGCCGGGCCACTTCTGCCTCCAGCTGCCGCTCCCTCCGCTCAGTGCCACGCAGGCCCTGACCGGCGAGGTGGAATACACACTCACGACAGAAGTGCAGGACACCTCTCACTTTaataatgtgggggggggggggggatctaaATTAGGCTGCAGAGTTAAAAGAACAATCAAAGAACGGAAATAGAAACTATAATACGAAAATAAAGTGGAACCAAAAATGGATTATTGACATGAATCATTTATGAAGGAGAATTTCTAGCGAATATTATATCAAGCTCTGCAGAATTTCCTACTAATACTGGATGGACGAGCAGGGTGTCTGGCTGCTTGGCACTGCCTATGCCAGTCTATTTATGGTAGTATATAAGATCATCTGGAGCACAGGATCTGCCTAATCCCCCACCTGGAAGACCATGTGGCTGGGCTCCCGGAGCGGGGGCTGTTTGTGCCGGCCCGGCGGGCTGTCCTCGTCACTGTCCTCCTCGCTTTCGCTGCCCAGGTCGAAGAGCAGCGGCTGGTGGCCCTGGCGGTCGCCGTTCTCCCGCGCCTGCAACTGGGCCTCATAGTCCAGGAGCAGGTCTGGCGAGTCGTGACGACGACAGTGTGCCACCATGACTGTGCGAATGCTACTGGCATTGACGTTCTGAATCTTGAAGAGGCGCTTCACCACGTTTACGTTCTCAGACTCCACATCCTGGGGAGGTCGGGGGAGGGTCAGGACACTTAGGGGACACCCTGATGTTCCCGTCCAGGGGAGGGAGGAATTTGCACGCTGTCAGGCTGCAGGCAGGACAGAAACTTTAAGCCAAGATGTGTACAGACCTGGAAGGCCTTGTTGAGCCAGAG
This is a stretch of genomic DNA from Paramormyrops kingsleyae isolate MSU_618 chromosome 7, PKINGS_0.4, whole genome shotgun sequence. It encodes these proteins:
- the fbxw5 gene encoding F-box/WD repeat-containing protein 5 — protein: MASGPPLPDSLVLEIFLHLPHNAVLSAGLACHQWLAVSRDEFLWRELFYTYYRIPRSVPRHPAAVSWYREFKRLFDCIPCVEVQTLKEHHDQVLHLAFSHRGHRFSSCSKDCTVKIWDTEQPDGSIRLVHSSSMREYNWGYTQFSQFNADDSLLLVSGVYLGPHHTSSGEIAVISLDNYTLLSRVRNKPYDVFGCWLNETHLISGNLHWIGNMTSCSVLWLNKAFQDVESENVNVVKRLFKIQNVNASSIRTVMVAHCRRHDSPDLLLDYEAQLQARENGDRQGHQPLLFDLGSESEEDSDEDSPPGRHKQPPLREPSHMVFQGLRGTERRERQLEAEVARLMGKTHTRPPDPSLLSPSTPEEDDDKTYLLFTTGSLTYSPHQIGIKRIMPDQMTTCGPVLGEERSSEEFFDSLDHVIDIHGHIIGMGLSPDHRYLYVNSRAWPAGCVISDPMMPPPIAEEIDLHVIDLKSLREERRSLRAHRAFTPNDECFFIFLDVSRDFVASGAEDKHGYIWDRHYNICLARLRHEDVVNSVAFSPADQELLLSASDDSTIKVWRSPRMVRLAQGPPRPPRSRKLLSSWLERRSTDMAQLNGKP